The Cherax quadricarinatus isolate ZL_2023a chromosome 20, ASM3850222v1, whole genome shotgun sequence genome has a window encoding:
- the LOC138852972 gene encoding uncharacterized protein, with translation MVKEADILDSVESPFSSTVFTGPVRICKVLILSAGRLEGKEHAGIKLLNRCHCDDSRKCKHRLPQERPVEDGNSSSDIEEPMKKEPDLDNDETQSLPSCQSDDLVVDLSTLATAQSDDSVEVTAAAGAEQTGDLEADPNNQSEKEGKAPEVKAADGVKAADGVKAADGVKAGDDIPEKEIIFEREVINLTESEQEERSHSV, from the exons atggtgaaggaagcAGACATTCTCGATTCTG ttgagTCTCCTTTTTCTTCAACAGTTTTCACTGGGCCAGTCAGAATTTGTAAAGTTTTGATTTTATCGGCTGGTAGATTGGAAGGGAAGGAACACGCCGGCATCAAACTCCTAAACCGGTGTCATTGTGATGATAGCAGGAAATGCAAACATAGACTTCCTCAGGAAAGG CCTGTGGAAGATGGGAACAGTTCATCTGATATAGAGGAGCCTATGAAGAAAGAACCAGATCTCGACAACGATGAAACGCAGAGCCTTCCCTCATGTCAGTCTGATGACCTCGTTGTGGACCTCTCTACGCTTGCTACTGCTCAATCTGATGACTCTGTTGAGGTCACTGCCGCAGCAGGTGCTGAACAAACTGGCGACCTTGAAGCGGACCCTAACAACCAGTCGGAGAAGGAAGGGAAAGCGCCCGAGGTAAAGGCAGCAGATGGAGTAAAGGCAGCAGATGGAGTAAAGGCAGCAGATGGAGTAAAGGCGGGAGATGACATACCTGAAAAGGAAATAATTTTCGAGCGGGAGGTTATCAATCTTACAGAAAGTGAACAGGAGGAGCGCAGTCATTCAGTCTAA